A DNA window from Rhizobium jaguaris contains the following coding sequences:
- a CDS encoding FAD-binding protein: protein MREFLPKTENEAAAIIRDHAARSAALAVVGGNTRVGFGNAVAAEATLCSRELTGIVAYNPGEMVITARAGTPVADIEAALVQSGQMMAFEPMDHRPLLDTDGEPTIGGVFAANVSGPRRFVSGAARDSLLGVRFVNGKGEIVKAGGRVMKNVTGLDLVKLMAGSHGTLGLLTEVTFRVPPRPKTEETIIVSGLNDAEAANAMAAVMALPLDVSGAAHLPLTVAWTFLDGQLPQGEATVLRIEGLAGSVSVRAEKLASAMRRLGPVTRLAEAESHRLWREIRDVKPYADGTMRPIWRVSVAPSVGHQLVAALRLEAGVDAYYDWQGGLVWMRMEAEPEGELLRRYIHVLGGGHATLLRATPAARATTLSFQPQPEAVALLSARVKEKFDPMRIFNPGKMG from the coding sequence ATGAGAGAATTTCTACCGAAGACGGAAAATGAGGCGGCAGCCATCATCCGCGACCATGCGGCGCGTAGTGCCGCGCTGGCCGTTGTTGGCGGCAATACCCGTGTTGGTTTCGGCAATGCGGTAGCCGCGGAGGCGACATTATGTTCGCGTGAGCTTACCGGCATCGTCGCCTATAATCCGGGTGAGATGGTGATCACAGCGCGGGCCGGAACACCGGTTGCCGACATCGAGGCTGCGCTGGTCCAGAGCGGCCAGATGATGGCCTTCGAACCGATGGATCATCGACCGTTGCTGGACACCGATGGCGAGCCGACGATTGGTGGCGTCTTTGCTGCAAATGTCTCCGGGCCGCGGCGTTTCGTAAGCGGAGCCGCACGCGACAGCCTGCTCGGCGTCCGCTTCGTCAACGGCAAGGGCGAGATCGTCAAGGCCGGCGGACGGGTGATGAAGAACGTCACGGGCCTCGATCTGGTCAAGCTGATGGCTGGTTCGCACGGCACGCTCGGTCTTCTGACGGAGGTGACCTTCCGCGTGCCACCGCGACCGAAGACGGAGGAGACGATCATCGTTTCCGGCCTCAACGATGCCGAGGCGGCAAATGCCATGGCGGCCGTCATGGCGTTGCCGCTCGACGTGTCCGGTGCGGCGCATCTGCCGCTGACCGTCGCCTGGACGTTTCTGGATGGCCAATTACCGCAAGGAGAGGCGACAGTCCTGCGCATCGAAGGTCTGGCTGGGTCTGTCTCGGTAAGGGCGGAGAAGCTGGCCTCCGCCATGCGCCGCCTTGGCCCGGTAACGCGGCTTGCCGAGGCTGAAAGCCACCGGCTGTGGCGCGAAATCCGCGATGTGAAGCCCTATGCTGACGGGACGATGCGCCCTATTTGGCGCGTTTCGGTCGCCCCCAGTGTCGGTCATCAGCTTGTCGCGGCGCTGCGCCTCGAAGCCGGCGTCGATGCCTATTACGATTGGCAGGGCGGCCTCGTCTGGATGCGGATGGAAGCAGAACCGGAGGGGGAATTACTGCGTCGCTATATCCATGTGCTCGGCGGCGGCCACGCCACCTTGCTGCGCGCCACACCTGCCGCTCGCGCAACAACGCTGTCTTTTCAGCCGCAGCCGGAAGCCGTGGCTTTGCTGTCGGCGCGCGTCAAGGAAAAGTTCGATCCGATGAGGATTTTCAACCCGGGGAAGATGGGGTGA
- a CDS encoding outer membrane protein translates to MHRAFRIKQPAIAALAISAFVFVAGSASAEMQFSAYGGFQGATGNNVKTSDGADFDPNWSGKSFKMPPYFGFRGIWWLDQFNESNWGVSLDYTHAKVYGDLGNTPGWSHFEFTDGLNMLTLNALYRFQDPSRKWTPYVGLGAGINVPHVEVTRASGRTFDYEFGGASLQAQAGISYQFSKHWATFVEYKGNYNFVDVPIDSGANLKTNVFTNAINFGVSFNF, encoded by the coding sequence ATGCATCGTGCATTTCGCATCAAGCAGCCGGCTATCGCCGCGCTTGCAATTTCAGCTTTTGTCTTTGTCGCTGGCTCAGCTTCGGCGGAAATGCAGTTTTCGGCTTACGGCGGTTTCCAAGGCGCGACCGGAAACAACGTCAAGACGTCGGATGGCGCCGATTTCGATCCAAATTGGTCAGGCAAATCCTTCAAGATGCCGCCCTATTTCGGCTTTCGCGGCATCTGGTGGCTGGACCAGTTCAACGAGTCAAACTGGGGTGTCTCGCTCGATTACACCCACGCCAAGGTCTATGGCGATCTCGGCAATACGCCCGGCTGGTCGCATTTCGAGTTCACCGACGGCCTTAACATGCTGACGCTCAATGCGCTCTATCGCTTCCAGGATCCGAGCCGCAAGTGGACGCCCTATGTCGGCCTCGGCGCCGGCATCAACGTGCCGCACGTGGAAGTGACCCGTGCCTCCGGCCGCACCTTCGACTATGAGTTCGGCGGCGCATCGCTGCAGGCGCAGGCTGGCATCAGCTATCAGTTCAGCAAGCACTGGGCGACGTTCGTCGAATATAAGGGCAACTACAACTTTGTGGACGTCCCGATCGACAGCGGCGCTAATCTGAAGACCAACGTCTTCACCAATGCCATCAATTTCGGCGTGTCGTTCAACTTCTAA
- a CDS encoding FAD-binding oxidoreductase, with product MAEAISFLAPRADVLARRREIVADLADLLPPECLIHEPRELMPFETDAFISYRRMPFAVALPRSTAEVAAVMKYCHRYGIPVVPRGAGTSLSGGAIPQEDAVVLGLSKMNRILDIDLANRTATVQAGVTNLHISESVSADGFFYAPDPSSQLACTIGGNVGMNSGGAHCLRYGVTTNNLLGVKLVLTDGTVIDLGGKALDAAGYDLLGLVCGSEGQLGIVTEATVRLIAKPEGARPVLFGFDTSEEAGACVADVIAAGIIPVAIEFMDKPAIEICEAFAHAGYPLDVGALLIIEVEGSEAEMDDMLKSIVEIARAHKVKTVRECQSATEAALIWKGRKSAFGATGRIADYICMDGTVPLSQLSYVLKKTSEIVDHYGLRVANVFHAGDGNMHPLILFNANDPEDAAKAEAAGNDILRLCVDAGGCLTGEHGVGIEKRDLMRHQYAEVDLAQMMSVRAAFDPAWILNPSKVFPLDGRNAG from the coding sequence ATGGCCGAGGCCATTTCATTTCTGGCGCCGCGCGCCGATGTCCTTGCCCGCCGCCGCGAGATCGTCGCAGACCTTGCTGATCTCCTGCCCCCGGAATGTCTGATCCATGAGCCGCGCGAGCTCATGCCCTTCGAAACGGACGCTTTCATTTCCTATCGCCGCATGCCGTTCGCCGTCGCCTTGCCGCGTTCCACGGCCGAGGTCGCGGCTGTGATGAAATATTGTCATCGCTATGGCATTCCCGTCGTGCCGCGTGGCGCCGGCACATCGCTCTCCGGCGGCGCTATTCCGCAGGAAGATGCCGTCGTGCTTGGCCTTTCCAAGATGAACCGCATTCTTGACATCGATCTCGCCAACCGCACGGCGACGGTGCAGGCCGGCGTCACCAATCTGCATATTTCCGAAAGCGTCTCAGCGGACGGTTTCTTCTACGCGCCTGACCCGAGTTCTCAGCTCGCTTGCACGATCGGCGGCAATGTCGGGATGAATTCCGGCGGTGCGCACTGCCTGAGATACGGCGTCACCACCAACAATTTGCTTGGCGTCAAGCTGGTGCTGACCGACGGCACGGTGATCGACCTTGGCGGCAAGGCGCTCGATGCGGCGGGCTACGACTTGCTCGGACTTGTCTGCGGTTCGGAGGGCCAGCTCGGCATCGTCACCGAAGCGACGGTGCGGTTGATCGCCAAGCCGGAAGGTGCGCGACCGGTTCTCTTCGGCTTCGACACGTCGGAGGAGGCGGGCGCCTGTGTTGCCGATGTCATTGCCGCCGGTATCATTCCGGTCGCCATCGAGTTCATGGACAAGCCGGCGATCGAAATCTGCGAGGCTTTCGCCCATGCCGGCTATCCTCTGGATGTCGGGGCGCTGCTGATCATCGAGGTCGAGGGTTCGGAAGCGGAAATGGACGATATGCTGAAAAGCATTGTCGAGATCGCCCGCGCCCACAAAGTAAAGACGGTACGCGAGTGCCAGTCGGCAACCGAGGCGGCGCTGATTTGGAAGGGGCGCAAATCCGCCTTCGGCGCCACCGGCCGTATTGCAGACTATATCTGCATGGACGGGACGGTGCCGCTCAGCCAGCTCTCCTATGTCCTGAAGAAGACCTCTGAAATCGTCGACCATTACGGCCTGCGCGTCGCCAATGTCTTTCATGCCGGCGACGGCAATATGCATCCGCTGATCCTGTTCAACGCCAATGATCCTGAAGATGCCGCCAAGGCGGAAGCCGCAGGCAATGACATTCTCCGACTCTGCGTCGATGCTGGCGGCTGCCTGACGGGTGAGCATGGCGTCGGCATCGAGAAGCGTGACCTGATGCGGCACCAATATGCGGAGGTCGATCTTGCCCAGATGATGTCGGTGCGCGCTGCCTTCGATCCGGCGTGGATCTTGAACCCCTCCAAAGTCTTCCCGCTGGACGGTCGTAACGCAGGATGA
- a CDS encoding DUF6881 domain-containing protein — MLDNSGMSFSYYRCDWIHPESGDPVIIYYEVDAEGDVPRLVDVFADGRRECASVADFCSRNRDMAGTHSLVEGSFYDGVRNVVDGLFICEGQERISLTLTSAEKFEIEWLRPARSH; from the coding sequence GTGTTAGACAATAGTGGCATGAGCTTTTCCTATTACCGATGCGACTGGATCCATCCGGAAAGCGGCGACCCGGTCATTATCTATTATGAGGTTGATGCCGAGGGAGACGTCCCGCGGCTTGTCGACGTGTTTGCCGATGGCCGGCGGGAATGTGCATCCGTTGCCGATTTTTGCAGCCGGAACCGCGACATGGCGGGCACCCACAGTCTTGTCGAAGGTTCGTTCTACGATGGCGTCCGCAACGTCGTGGACGGCCTTTTCATCTGCGAGGGCCAAGAGCGCATAAGCTTGACGCTCACCAGCGCCGAAAAGTTCGAGATTGAATGGCTGCGGCCCGCCAGAAGCCACTAA
- a CDS encoding OmpW/AlkL family protein: MISSNIVRAIIIAATLATTCTAEAADLTGAQPAAPAATSQSPWQIRLRALGVITRDSGHVDGVAGSDLSYSNTVIPEFDISYFFNDNIAAELILGTTYAKVHGSGSIAGLGEIGKTWLLPPTLTLQYHFTDFGAFRPYVGAGVNYTMFYNQSGKSAQSLDVKNSFGVALQAGFDYMLDEHWGLNVDAKKIFLRPDFDANVGGAHVSGKANLDPWLIGAGVSYRF; the protein is encoded by the coding sequence ATGATATCCAGCAACATCGTCCGCGCCATCATAATAGCAGCCACATTGGCCACCACCTGCACAGCGGAAGCGGCGGATCTGACCGGCGCGCAGCCCGCGGCGCCAGCTGCGACGAGCCAAAGCCCGTGGCAGATACGCCTGCGCGCGCTCGGCGTGATCACCAGGGACTCGGGCCATGTCGACGGAGTGGCGGGTTCCGACCTGTCCTACTCGAACACGGTCATTCCGGAATTCGATATTTCCTATTTCTTCAACGACAATATCGCAGCGGAACTGATTCTCGGCACCACTTACGCCAAGGTACACGGCAGTGGCTCGATCGCGGGTCTCGGCGAAATCGGCAAGACATGGTTGCTGCCGCCGACACTGACGCTGCAATACCACTTTACCGATTTCGGTGCCTTTCGCCCCTATGTGGGCGCAGGCGTAAACTATACGATGTTCTACAACCAATCGGGCAAAAGCGCCCAAAGCCTCGATGTCAAGAATTCGTTCGGCGTCGCGTTGCAGGCTGGTTTCGACTACATGCTCGACGAGCATTGGGGTCTCAACGTCGATGCGAAGAAGATTTTCCTAAGGCCGGATTTCGATGCCAATGTCGGCGGCGCCCATGTCAGCGGCAAAGCCAACCTCGATCCCTGGCTCATCGGCGCCGGCGTCAGTTACCGCTTCTAG
- the glcF gene encoding glycolate oxidase subunit GlcF: MQTNFTPAQLADPHVAESEAILRKCVHCGFCTATCPTYVTLGNELDSPRGRIYLIKDMLENGRPADAEVVTHIDRCLSCLACVTTCPSGVDYMHLVDHARIHIEETYKRPLMDRLTRNVLAAVLPYPGRFRLALNLARFGRPFERLMKRIPALSPFVAMLNLAPRSIPAPSPFAKPGQHRPQTERRGRVALLTGCAQPVLDPAINEATIRLLTRLGVEVVVPEGEVCCGSLVHHMGREEQALASARANVDVWMREIEAGGLDAIIITASGCGTTIKDYGHMLRLDPAYADMAAKISALAKDITEYLAGLDLPSHMPRGITVAYHSACSMQHGQRITMAPKLLLKAAGFTVRDPAEGHLCCGSAGTYNIMQPEISGQLKARKVRNLEATKADIIATGNIGCITQIATGTEMPILHTVELLDWAYGGDTPAKLSGLKQPAG, from the coding sequence ATGCAAACCAACTTCACCCCAGCTCAGCTTGCCGATCCGCATGTCGCCGAATCCGAGGCGATCCTGCGCAAATGCGTGCATTGCGGCTTCTGCACCGCCACCTGTCCGACCTATGTGACGCTCGGTAACGAGCTCGATAGCCCGCGCGGCCGCATCTATCTGATCAAGGACATGCTGGAAAACGGCAGGCCCGCCGATGCCGAGGTGGTGACGCATATCGACCGCTGTCTCTCCTGCCTTGCCTGCGTGACCACCTGTCCCTCGGGCGTCGATTATATGCACCTGGTCGATCACGCCCGTATCCATATCGAAGAAACCTACAAGCGGCCGCTGATGGACCGGTTGACGCGCAACGTGCTGGCCGCGGTCCTTCCTTATCCCGGTCGCTTCCGATTGGCGCTCAACCTTGCTCGTTTCGGGCGACCATTCGAGCGGCTGATGAAGCGCATTCCGGCGCTGAGCCCCTTCGTTGCCATGCTCAATCTCGCACCGCGCTCCATCCCGGCGCCATCGCCATTCGCCAAGCCCGGACAGCATCGGCCGCAGACGGAGCGGCGGGGCCGGGTGGCGCTCCTGACCGGTTGCGCCCAGCCGGTCCTCGATCCCGCCATCAACGAGGCAACCATCCGGCTTTTGACCCGGCTCGGCGTCGAAGTGGTGGTGCCGGAAGGCGAAGTTTGCTGCGGTTCGCTGGTGCATCATATGGGGCGCGAGGAACAGGCGCTGGCCAGCGCCCGCGCCAATGTCGATGTCTGGATGCGCGAGATCGAAGCTGGGGGGCTCGATGCGATCATCATTACAGCGTCCGGCTGCGGCACGACGATCAAGGACTACGGCCACATGCTGCGGCTCGACCCTGCCTATGCAGACATGGCCGCAAAGATTTCGGCACTCGCCAAGGACATTACCGAATATCTCGCGGGCCTCGATCTGCCTTCGCACATGCCGCGCGGCATCACCGTGGCCTATCATTCCGCCTGCTCGATGCAGCACGGCCAGAGGATCACCATGGCGCCGAAACTGCTGCTGAAGGCCGCGGGGTTCACCGTGCGCGATCCGGCGGAAGGGCACCTCTGCTGCGGCTCGGCCGGCACCTACAACATCATGCAGCCGGAAATTTCCGGCCAGTTGAAGGCGCGCAAGGTGAGGAATCTCGAGGCGACGAAGGCCGATATCATCGCGACCGGCAATATCGGCTGCATTACGCAGATCGCAACGGGAACGGAGATGCCGATCCTGCATACGGTCGAATTGCTGGATTGGGCCTATGGCGGCGACACGCCAGCCAAGCTTAGCGGGCTTAAGCAGCCGGCGGGTTAG
- a CDS encoding L,D-transpeptidase, with protein MKSILPVVAAAGIAMSCLMAASGAAAFNTSAPQAAQVTRTDVIRVATEPQGQVKPQFQRRVVRLVTNEAPGTIIIDTNNKYLYLVEGDNRARRYGIGVGREGFGWSGVVKVARKAEWPGWTPPAEMRVREAKKGHKLPAYQEGGEDNPLGARAMYLYRNGNDTAFRIHGTNQPWSIGLNMSSGCIRLMNKDVIDLYDRTPVGTKVIVVGPGNKQGEVSFDDRGIDLLRTMFGS; from the coding sequence ATGAAATCAATACTACCGGTCGTGGCGGCGGCGGGCATTGCTATGTCGTGCCTCATGGCGGCATCGGGCGCCGCAGCCTTCAACACCTCTGCACCTCAGGCCGCGCAAGTGACGCGGACCGATGTGATCCGCGTGGCAACCGAGCCGCAGGGTCAGGTCAAGCCACAGTTTCAGCGGAGGGTCGTGCGGCTGGTGACCAACGAGGCGCCGGGCACGATCATCATCGACACCAACAACAAATATCTCTACCTCGTCGAAGGCGACAACCGGGCGCGGCGCTACGGCATCGGTGTCGGCCGCGAGGGCTTCGGCTGGTCCGGCGTCGTCAAGGTCGCCCGCAAGGCAGAATGGCCCGGCTGGACGCCGCCCGCGGAAATGCGCGTCCGTGAGGCCAAGAAGGGCCACAAGCTGCCCGCCTATCAGGAAGGCGGCGAAGACAACCCGCTCGGCGCCCGCGCCATGTACCTCTATCGCAACGGCAACGACACGGCGTTCCGCATCCACGGCACCAACCAGCCCTGGAGCATCGGCCTGAACATGTCGTCCGGCTGCATCCGCCTGATGAATAAGGACGTCATAGACCTCTACGACCGCACGCCGGTCGGTACCAAGGTCATCGTCGTCGGCCCTGGCAACAAGCAGGGCGAGGTCAGCTTTGACGATCGCGGCATCGATCTATTGCGGACCATGTTCGGCAGCTAA